The following are from one region of the Rhizobium sullae genome:
- a CDS encoding DMT family transporter, with product MSSAAMMKNATSDVTMGLLLMFLSVLVSPVIDIFSKLAITTIPSAEITAARFAVQALCMLPIVLWRKNLADLSWRQSLFHAIRGAIITISMISFVTTLKYMAVADAIAIFFVEPIILTILSSIFLGETIGWRRYAACGVGFFGAILIIQPSFQEVGYVALLPVVSAVCIAISAMMNRALAQREDPWAMQFHMGLWGLLFCVTLLFIGHGSGSDVFDPVTPDMTGLVWLLGVGLTAAIAGILGVYAYRSAPASTLAPLQYFEIVSATIFAWLVFGDFPDAMKWLGILIIIASGLYIIWRERRFASKPVSDTSEATRAP from the coding sequence ATGAGCAGTGCCGCGATGATGAAGAATGCCACCTCCGACGTGACCATGGGCCTGCTGCTCATGTTCCTTTCGGTGCTCGTCTCGCCGGTGATCGACATTTTTTCCAAGCTTGCGATCACGACGATTCCGTCCGCGGAAATCACCGCGGCGCGCTTTGCCGTGCAGGCGCTCTGCATGCTTCCGATCGTTCTCTGGCGGAAAAACCTGGCGGACTTGTCGTGGCGGCAGAGCCTCTTCCACGCGATCCGCGGCGCCATCATCACCATTTCGATGATCTCGTTCGTCACGACACTGAAATACATGGCGGTTGCAGACGCGATCGCGATCTTCTTCGTCGAACCCATCATTCTGACGATACTAAGCAGTATTTTTCTCGGCGAGACAATCGGCTGGCGCCGCTACGCCGCCTGCGGCGTCGGCTTCTTCGGTGCGATATTGATCATCCAGCCAAGCTTCCAGGAGGTCGGCTACGTGGCGCTATTGCCGGTCGTCAGCGCAGTCTGCATCGCCATCTCCGCGATGATGAACAGGGCCCTGGCACAACGCGAGGATCCCTGGGCGATGCAATTTCATATGGGCCTTTGGGGCCTTCTTTTCTGCGTCACTTTGCTCTTCATCGGGCATGGGAGCGGCTCGGATGTGTTTGATCCGGTGACGCCGGACATGACAGGTCTCGTCTGGCTCCTCGGCGTCGGCCTAACGGCCGCGATCGCCGGCATTCTGGGCGTCTATGCCTATCGCTCCGCACCCGCCTCGACCTTGGCGCCGCTGCAGTATTTCGAGATCGTCTCGGCGACGATCTTCGCTTGGTTGGTTTTTGGCGATTTTCCCGATGCCATGAAATGGCTCGGCATTCTCATCATCATCGCATCCGGACTTTACATCATCTGGCGCGAGCGCCGCTTTGCATCCAAGCCCGTATCCGATACATCTGAGGCGACGCGGGCGCCGTGA
- a CDS encoding thiamine pyrophosphate-binding protein encodes MKKTGGELIVEALKANGVKRLSCVPGESFLAVLDALYDTDIEVIVCRQEGGAAMMADCWGRLTGEPGICMVTRGPGATNASAGLHIARQDSIPMILFIGQVQRDAREREAFQEVEFRRALTEYAKWVGEIDDAARIPEFVTRAFAVATSGRPGPVVLSLPEDMLRDEVEAPRAKPYARVPAHPGRRQVDDFYMRLLKAERPMVILGGTRWDADAVADFRIFAERFKLPVGCSFRRQMLFDHLHAGYAGDVGIGINPALAEGIKESDLLILLGGRMSEMPSSGYTLIDVPYPAQSLVHIYPDPSELGRIYRPDLAICASPQDFVATLADLEAPTEPRWAERTERMHQAYLDWSKPPRTGPGAVHMGPIMEWIEGNTKADTIFTNGAGNYATWLHRFHRFRQFNTQAAPTSGSMGYGLPAAVAARRLFPEREVICFAGDGCFLMHGQEFATAVRYNLPIIALVINNGIYGTIRMHQERDYPGRVSGTDLTNPDFAALARAYGGHGETVEKTEDFAPAFERARASGKPSIIEVKLDPEAITPTRTLSEIAQTKSR; translated from the coding sequence ATGAAGAAGACCGGCGGCGAGCTGATTGTCGAAGCGCTGAAGGCAAACGGGGTTAAGCGCCTTTCCTGTGTGCCCGGCGAAAGCTTTCTTGCCGTGCTGGACGCGCTTTATGACACCGATATCGAGGTGATCGTCTGCCGTCAGGAAGGCGGCGCCGCGATGATGGCCGATTGCTGGGGCAGGCTCACCGGCGAGCCCGGCATCTGCATGGTTACCCGCGGCCCTGGCGCGACGAATGCTTCGGCGGGCCTGCATATCGCCAGACAGGATTCGATCCCGATGATCCTCTTCATCGGCCAGGTCCAGCGCGATGCCCGCGAGCGCGAGGCCTTCCAGGAAGTGGAGTTCCGGCGCGCGCTGACAGAATATGCCAAATGGGTCGGCGAAATCGACGATGCGGCGCGCATTCCCGAATTCGTCACCCGCGCCTTTGCCGTTGCCACCTCTGGCAGGCCCGGGCCTGTCGTGCTGTCACTGCCCGAGGACATGTTGCGTGATGAAGTGGAAGCGCCGCGCGCAAAGCCTTATGCCCGCGTTCCGGCTCATCCCGGACGCCGTCAGGTCGACGATTTCTACATGCGGCTCCTGAAGGCCGAGCGTCCGATGGTCATTCTCGGCGGCACACGCTGGGATGCGGATGCCGTTGCCGATTTCCGCATCTTTGCCGAGCGCTTCAAGCTGCCGGTCGGATGCTCCTTCCGCCGCCAGATGCTCTTCGACCACCTGCACGCAGGCTATGCCGGCGATGTCGGCATCGGCATCAATCCGGCACTGGCGGAAGGGATCAAAGAGAGCGACCTGCTGATTTTGCTGGGCGGCCGGATGTCGGAAATGCCGTCGTCAGGCTATACGCTGATCGACGTCCCCTACCCGGCACAATCGCTCGTCCATATCTATCCCGACCCGTCCGAACTCGGCCGCATCTACCGCCCGGATCTTGCGATCTGCGCATCGCCGCAGGACTTCGTCGCCACCCTTGCCGATCTCGAAGCGCCTACCGAACCGCGCTGGGCCGAGCGGACGGAACGCATGCACCAAGCCTATCTTGACTGGTCGAAGCCGCCGCGGACAGGCCCCGGAGCCGTGCACATGGGGCCGATCATGGAATGGATCGAGGGCAACACGAAGGCCGACACGATCTTCACCAACGGTGCCGGCAACTATGCCACCTGGCTGCACCGCTTCCATCGCTTCCGGCAGTTCAATACGCAGGCAGCACCCACATCCGGCTCGATGGGTTACGGATTGCCCGCCGCCGTTGCCGCCAGGCGGCTTTTTCCGGAGCGCGAAGTCATCTGCTTTGCCGGTGACGGCTGCTTCCTGATGCACGGGCAGGAGTTCGCCACCGCAGTTCGCTACAATCTTCCGATCATCGCCCTCGTCATCAACAACGGCATCTATGGCACGATCCGCATGCACCAGGAACGTGACTATCCCGGCCGTGTCAGCGGTACGGATCTCACCAATCCGGATTTCGCGGCTCTTGCCCGTGCCTACGGCGGCCATGGCGAAACGGTGGAGAAAACCGAGGACTTCGCGCCCGCCTTCGAGCGCGCCCGCGCCAGCGGCAAGCCGTCGATCATCGAGGTGAAACTCGATCCGGAGGCGATCACACCGACGCGCACGCTCTCCGAAATCGCCCAAACAAAAAGCCGGTGA
- a CDS encoding alpha/beta fold hydrolase gives MFSQTQWLKTPEATLAFHHETAGGGSRGVLLISHGLAEHSKRYARFAKAMAARGYHVYAHDHRGHGETVAKGAPIGQFAPRSGVQQVLADIVAMRDYAAELHPNLPVILFGHSMGGLIALNAAVTYPEKFDAVAVWNSNFAVGLAGRAAQAILLVEKALKGSDVPSGMLPKLTFSAWGKSIPGHRTEFDWLSRDPAEVDKYIADPLCGFDASVSLWLDIFELTFRAPQKRHLDRLRKDLPIHLVGGGKDPATDGGKAVAWLSNHLKRHGFSRITTEIYQDKRHETLNEIGAEAAISAFADWCDEATARS, from the coding sequence ATGTTTTCGCAAACACAATGGCTTAAGACGCCGGAGGCAACGCTCGCCTTTCATCATGAGACAGCCGGCGGCGGCTCGCGTGGCGTGCTGTTGATCTCCCACGGACTTGCCGAACATTCGAAGCGCTACGCACGCTTCGCCAAGGCGATGGCTGCACGCGGCTATCATGTCTATGCCCACGACCACCGCGGCCATGGCGAGACGGTGGCTAAGGGCGCACCGATCGGGCAGTTCGCCCCCCGCAGTGGTGTGCAGCAAGTCCTCGCCGACATCGTGGCCATGCGGGACTATGCGGCAGAGCTCCACCCGAATCTCCCGGTGATCCTCTTCGGCCATTCCATGGGCGGCCTGATTGCGCTCAACGCTGCCGTGACCTATCCGGAGAAGTTCGACGCCGTTGCCGTGTGGAACTCGAATTTCGCGGTCGGTCTCGCAGGCCGCGCCGCGCAAGCCATCCTGCTTGTCGAAAAAGCCCTGAAGGGTTCCGACGTTCCGAGTGGCATGCTGCCTAAACTCACCTTCAGTGCCTGGGGCAAGTCCATCCCCGGCCATCGGACGGAATTCGATTGGCTCTCCCGCGATCCGGCCGAAGTCGACAAATATATCGCCGATCCGCTCTGCGGCTTCGATGCTTCCGTCTCGCTCTGGCTCGATATCTTCGAGCTCACCTTCCGCGCGCCGCAGAAGCGGCATCTCGACAGACTGCGAAAGGATCTGCCGATCCACCTCGTCGGCGGCGGAAAGGATCCGGCGACCGATGGCGGAAAAGCCGTGGCCTGGCTGTCAAACCATTTGAAACGGCATGGGTTCTCCCGTATCACGACCGAAATATATCAGGACAAACGGCACGAAACGCTGAACGAGATCGGCGCCGAAGCGGCGATTTCGGCCTTTGCCGATTGGTGCGATGAAGCAACCGCAAGGTCCTGA
- a CDS encoding ribonuclease T2 family protein, translated as MSRLFLPLMAFVLSMILAGFAVAQEREGRTHFILAASWQPAFCQTNQKRPECSSQTRERFDATNFSLHGLWPLRQNYCGVPKDLQAADKDGDWQKLPEVKLTAENASALAKAMPGTQSGLERHEWTKHGTCTKMSADDYFGAAIRLMSDLNGSAVRDLFAANLGKTVKADQIKAAFDTSFGVGAGERVKMSCRRAGGIRVISELTIGLSEDAGSAAGAGAGLAKLMQSAGRTSFGCDEGVVDAAGF; from the coding sequence ATGAGCAGGTTGTTTCTGCCCTTGATGGCGTTTGTTCTGTCGATGATTCTGGCTGGCTTTGCGGTTGCGCAGGAACGGGAAGGGCGGACTCACTTCATCCTTGCTGCAAGCTGGCAGCCGGCATTCTGCCAGACAAACCAGAAAAGGCCGGAATGCAGCAGCCAGACGAGGGAGCGTTTCGACGCGACGAATTTCTCGCTGCACGGCCTCTGGCCGCTGCGCCAGAACTACTGCGGTGTGCCGAAGGACTTGCAGGCAGCCGACAAGGACGGCGATTGGCAGAAGCTGCCGGAGGTCAAGCTGACGGCCGAGAACGCGTCAGCCCTTGCAAAAGCCATGCCCGGAACGCAATCGGGTCTCGAACGTCACGAATGGACGAAGCACGGCACCTGCACGAAGATGAGCGCCGACGATTATTTCGGCGCAGCGATCCGCCTGATGAGTGACCTGAACGGTTCGGCGGTGCGCGACCTCTTTGCGGCGAATCTCGGTAAGACTGTCAAGGCCGATCAGATCAAGGCGGCTTTCGACACGAGCTTCGGGGTGGGGGCCGGCGAGCGCGTGAAGATGAGCTGCCGCCGTGCAGGCGGCATCCGTGTGATCAGTGAGCTGACGATCGGCCTGTCGGAGGATGCGGGCTCGGCCGCCGGTGCCGGTGCGGGGCTTGCGAAACTCATGCAAAGCGCCGGTCGCACCTCCTTCGGCTGCGATGAAGGCGTTGTCGACGCTGCGGGCTTCTGA
- a CDS encoding CaiB/BaiF CoA transferase family protein: MTDRSRKPPLDGIRVIELARVLAGPWAGQMLADLGADVIKVENPDGGDDTRQWGPPFVEGKDGENLSAAYYHSANRNKRSVTADLKTEEGRSLVRRLAATADVLIENFKLGGLVKYGLDYESLRKINPKLVYCSITGFGQFGPYAGLAGYDYIVQGMSGFMSITGEPDRQPMKAGVAIADIFTGIYAASAIEAALIHTLKTGEGQLVDMALLDVQSAVLANQNMNYLISGRAPTRLGNAHPNISPYEVVPSADGYLILAVGNDSQFRRLCTVLGLDGIAGDERFSTNRARVANRDEVRRLVSTETLKWQKADLLKACEENAVPAGAINTIEEMFADPQIVARGLRIDLPDAAGTMIPGVRTPVVLSETPLRYERPSPRLGEHQEEVLAELEALERAERERKSAP, encoded by the coding sequence ATGACGGACAGAAGCAGGAAGCCGCCGCTTGACGGCATCAGGGTCATCGAGCTCGCCCGCGTTCTGGCAGGTCCCTGGGCCGGTCAGATGCTGGCCGATCTCGGCGCCGACGTCATCAAGGTCGAAAATCCGGATGGCGGCGATGATACGCGGCAATGGGGACCGCCCTTCGTCGAGGGTAAGGACGGCGAAAACCTTTCGGCCGCCTATTATCACTCCGCCAATCGCAACAAGCGCTCGGTCACGGCCGACCTGAAGACGGAGGAAGGCCGGTCGCTGGTGCGGCGCCTTGCAGCAACGGCCGATGTCCTGATCGAGAATTTCAAGCTCGGCGGCCTCGTCAAATACGGGCTCGACTACGAAAGCCTTCGCAAGATCAATCCGAAGCTCGTGTATTGCTCGATCACCGGCTTCGGCCAGTTCGGTCCCTATGCCGGCCTCGCGGGCTATGACTATATCGTCCAAGGCATGTCCGGCTTCATGTCGATCACCGGCGAGCCGGATCGCCAGCCGATGAAAGCGGGCGTCGCTATCGCCGATATCTTCACCGGCATCTATGCCGCATCGGCAATCGAGGCCGCCCTCATCCATACCCTGAAGACCGGTGAAGGTCAGCTCGTCGATATGGCGCTGCTCGACGTTCAGTCCGCCGTGCTCGCCAATCAGAACATGAACTACCTGATTTCCGGCCGCGCGCCGACGCGGCTCGGCAATGCCCATCCGAATATCTCTCCCTATGAGGTCGTGCCGAGCGCCGACGGCTACCTGATCCTCGCCGTCGGCAATGACAGCCAGTTCCGTCGCCTCTGTACGGTCCTCGGCCTCGATGGCATCGCCGGCGACGAACGCTTTTCGACCAACAGGGCCCGCGTCGCCAACCGCGATGAGGTGCGCCGCCTGGTATCGACCGAAACGCTGAAATGGCAGAAGGCCGATCTCTTGAAAGCCTGCGAAGAAAACGCAGTGCCGGCCGGCGCGATCAACACCATCGAAGAGATGTTCGCTGATCCGCAGATCGTCGCGCGCGGCCTGCGCATCGATCTGCCGGATGCGGCAGGAACCATGATCCCCGGCGTGAGGACGCCGGTCGTGCTCTCCGAAACGCCCCTGCGATACGAAAGGCCGAGCCCGCGGCTTGGCGAACATCAGGAAGAGGTTCTGGCCGAGCTCGAGGCATTGGAGCGCGCCGAACGGGAGAGGAAATCGGCACCATGA